A part of Deltaproteobacteria bacterium genomic DNA contains:
- the gmhB gene encoding D-glycero-beta-D-manno-heptose 1,7-bisphosphate 7-phosphatase: MKKESKRRAAVFLDRDGTINVDDGYIGDPDDIVLIDGAAEAVRMLGEAGLPVVVVTNQSGIGRGYYDEDALRRVNERVARLLEAGGGRVEGFYHCPHPPEAGCRCRKPATGLVERAAAELAIDPAASYVVGDKVSDMELARRVSARAVLVLTGFGAKAQEELRFEPHHTAADLLEAARWITADFKGGRDRPSH; this comes from the coding sequence GTGAAGAAGGAATCGAAGCGGCGGGCCGCCGTCTTCCTCGACCGCGACGGCACCATAAACGTCGACGACGGCTACATAGGCGACCCCGACGACATAGTGCTCATAGACGGCGCGGCCGAGGCGGTGCGGATGCTGGGCGAAGCCGGACTGCCGGTTGTGGTCGTGACCAACCAGTCGGGCATAGGCAGGGGCTACTACGACGAAGACGCACTGCGCAGGGTCAACGAGCGGGTGGCGCGGCTGCTGGAGGCCGGGGGCGGACGCGTCGAGGGCTTCTACCACTGTCCGCACCCGCCGGAAGCGGGCTGCCGGTGCCGAAAGCCCGCCACCGGCCTCGTAGAGCGGGCCGCGGCCGAACTCGCCATCGACCCGGCGGCGTCCTACGTGGTGGGCGACAAGGTCTCGGACATGGAGCTTGCCCGCCGGGTTTCGGCCAGGGCCGTGCTCGTGCTCACCGGTTTCGGCGCGAAGGCGCAGGAAGAGCTACGCTTCGAGCCCCACCACACGGCGGCCGACCTGCTGGAGGCGGCCCGCTGGATAACGGCCGACTTCAAAGGCGGGAGGGATCGGCCCTCTCACTGA
- the waaF gene encoding lipopolysaccharide heptosyltransferase II: MKVLIVKLSSLGDVVHTLPALGLLRSRLGPSARIDWLVEEGAAGIVEGHPLVDEVLVVKNRGWLREPAATLAVAGRLRERRYDVVVDFQGLAKSAVWVALSGATRRIGFAKARELSHLALTERLGGLDSDMHAVDRYLRLAAMVSPADGELRARFPLEVDNDAAARAAELLESSGLSAQTPFMVLIPGARWPTKLWSEERFAEVARRAADELGLGSVVVGAAADRPKGRAIVEMAGRKGVADLTGRTTLKELAALCAMAQAAVSVDSGPMHVAAAAETAVVALFGPTSAKRTGPYGGGHVVVRSGAHCSPCFKKHCADPFCMRRIDAEGVMEAVRTVLRGRTLDAGGRDSAPRPAGPGRGGFE, translated from the coding sequence ATGAAGGTACTGATTGTAAAGCTTTCGTCTCTCGGCGACGTGGTACACACGCTGCCCGCCCTGGGGCTTCTTCGCAGCCGCCTCGGACCGTCGGCGCGCATCGATTGGCTCGTCGAGGAAGGGGCGGCGGGGATCGTCGAGGGCCATCCCCTGGTGGACGAGGTCCTGGTGGTGAAAAACCGCGGCTGGCTGCGCGAGCCGGCGGCGACGCTGGCCGTTGCGGGGCGGCTGAGGGAGCGCCGCTACGACGTGGTCGTCGATTTCCAGGGGCTCGCCAAGAGCGCCGTCTGGGTCGCCCTCTCCGGAGCCACACGCCGCATAGGGTTCGCAAAGGCGAGGGAGCTGAGCCACCTCGCGCTCACCGAAAGGCTCGGCGGCCTCGACAGCGACATGCACGCCGTGGACCGCTACCTGAGGCTCGCCGCCATGGTGAGTCCGGCCGACGGAGAGCTCCGGGCGCGTTTTCCGCTCGAGGTGGACAACGACGCCGCGGCGCGGGCGGCCGAGCTTCTCGAATCGTCGGGCCTTTCCGCGCAGACGCCGTTCATGGTCCTCATTCCAGGGGCGCGCTGGCCCACCAAGCTCTGGAGCGAGGAGCGCTTCGCCGAGGTGGCGAGGCGGGCGGCCGATGAGCTCGGCCTCGGCTCCGTAGTCGTCGGCGCGGCGGCCGACAGGCCGAAGGGGCGGGCCATCGTGGAAATGGCCGGCCGCAAGGGCGTTGCCGACCTGACGGGACGCACGACCCTCAAGGAGCTCGCCGCCCTCTGCGCCATGGCGCAGGCGGCGGTCTCCGTCGACTCGGGACCGATGCACGTGGCCGCCGCCGCGGAAACGGCGGTGGTCGCCCTTTTCGGCCCCACCTCGGCGAAACGCACCGGCCCCTACGGCGGCGGCCACGTGGTGGTGCGAAGCGGCGCGCACTGCAGCCCCTGCTTCAAAAAACACTGCGCCGATCCCTTCTGCATGAGGCGCATCGACGCGGAAGGTGTGATGGAGGCCGTAAGGACGGTGCTTCGAGGAAGGACGCTCGATGCCGGAGGCCGCGATTCGGCGCCTCGTCCCGCAGGTC
- a CDS encoding ComF family protein gives MALSEPEVGPLPRRVVEGVFEGLADILLPRLCPLCARPLSGREGTGRRGAVLCGRCFAAMPLIEGPLCSLCGRPFSSPLGPDRPCSECAVDPPPYRRARSALFYEGAALDALHLFKYRGRVSLAAPLAALMAGAAREAAGGGADVVAAVPLHGSRLRERGFNQSLLLARAVAASMGARVDSRGLVRVAAGRPQVGLVRSERVRNVRGAFALAAPGGFSGRRVLLVDDVFTTGSTVAECARLLARAGAEVSVATLARAGVK, from the coding sequence GTGGCGCTGTCAGAACCGGAGGTCGGGCCGTTGCCGCGCAGGGTCGTGGAGGGAGTGTTCGAGGGGCTTGCCGACATCCTCTTGCCGAGGCTCTGTCCGCTCTGCGCCCGTCCCCTGTCGGGGCGGGAGGGGACGGGTCGCCGCGGCGCCGTTCTCTGTGGCCGCTGCTTCGCCGCCATGCCTCTTATCGAAGGTCCCCTCTGCTCGCTGTGCGGCCGTCCCTTTTCCTCGCCCCTCGGCCCCGACCGGCCGTGCTCGGAGTGCGCCGTCGACCCGCCGCCGTACCGGAGGGCGCGGAGCGCGCTTTTTTACGAGGGGGCGGCCCTCGATGCCCTCCATCTCTTCAAGTACCGCGGCAGGGTCTCGCTCGCCGCCCCCCTGGCGGCGCTCATGGCGGGGGCCGCCAGGGAAGCGGCGGGAGGCGGCGCCGACGTGGTGGCGGCGGTGCCGCTCCACGGAAGCAGGCTCAGGGAACGGGGCTTCAACCAGTCGCTGCTGCTGGCCAGGGCCGTTGCCGCCTCCATGGGGGCCCGCGTCGACAGCCGCGGCCTCGTGAGGGTCGCCGCGGGGCGGCCCCAGGTGGGCCTTGTCCGGAGCGAAAGGGTGCGCAACGTAAGAGGGGCCTTCGCCCTGGCGGCGCCCGGCGGTTTCAGCGGCCGCCGGGTGCTCCTCGTGGACGACGTCTTCACAACGGGCTCGACCGTCGCCGAGTGCGCCCGTCTTCTCGCCCGCGCCGGCGCCGAGGTCTCTGTCGCCACCCTTGCAAGGGCGGGGGTTAAGTGA
- the rfaE2 gene encoding D-glycero-beta-D-manno-heptose 1-phosphate adenylyltransferase: MGKVISLRALKKELAALRAAGRRVVFTNGCFDIIHAGHVRYLRKARSLGDVLVVGLNSDSSVRAVKGPSRPVVPQAERAEVLAALVPVDYVVIFGEPTPEKLIRAVVPDVLVKGADWKEGEIVGASVVKAAGGRVARVRLLKGRSTTNIIEKVLALGAAAGRGGRKKGCE, translated from the coding sequence GTGGGAAAGGTGATTTCGCTTCGGGCCCTGAAAAAGGAGCTCGCTGCCCTTCGCGCCGCCGGCCGTCGCGTGGTCTTCACCAACGGCTGTTTCGACATCATCCACGCAGGCCACGTGCGCTACCTGAGGAAGGCCCGCTCCCTGGGCGACGTGCTCGTAGTGGGGCTCAACAGCGATTCGTCGGTCCGCGCCGTAAAGGGTCCATCGAGGCCCGTCGTGCCCCAGGCCGAAAGGGCCGAGGTCCTCGCGGCCCTCGTCCCTGTCGACTACGTCGTCATCTTCGGCGAGCCTACGCCGGAGAAGCTGATAAGGGCCGTCGTGCCCGATGTGCTCGTCAAGGGCGCCGACTGGAAGGAAGGGGAGATAGTGGGCGCCTCCGTGGTGAAGGCCGCCGGCGGACGGGTCGCGCGCGTAAGGCTCCTCAAGGGGCGCTCGACGACGAACATCATAGAGAAGGTGCTTGCCCTCGGGGCCGCGGCGGGGAGGGGCGGGCGGAAAAAGGGGTGTGAGTGA
- the waaF gene encoding lipopolysaccharide heptosyltransferase II, whose translation MDLCIIMIFRGPEEPFSPLLTGGTAGETGRPLSMFESSRIDSILVRAPNWIGDAVMSLPAVGAIGGLFPGAALAVLAKPWVRDVYGGDDAAATEVLTYEAPGRHGGAGGLVRLAAELRARRFDLAVLLQNAFEAALIAAAAGIPQRVGFDVQLRGPLLTTPVRLTRELLDGHHVDYYMAVAEALGAARPERPRPVIRLGADELDRADRILSREGIDASVPFVAMAPGASYGPAKRWHPLRFARAATALGRSLGAPVVVFGGPGDMDTARKVEEGTGTTVFNLAGRLQLREFMAVAARSALFLTNDSGPMHIAAALGVPTVAVFGSTDPKRTGPLGAHTAVVSSPPPCSPCFERTCRYGHYDCLDAVSTESVVEAALGLAERAAGRRR comes from the coding sequence ATGGACTTGTGTATTATAATGATTTTTCGAGGGCCTGAGGAGCCGTTCTCTCCTCTCTTGACCGGCGGGACCGCGGGCGAGACGGGCCGTCCTTTGTCGATGTTCGAAAGCTCCCGCATAGACAGCATACTCGTAAGGGCGCCCAACTGGATAGGCGACGCCGTAATGAGTCTCCCGGCAGTCGGCGCCATCGGCGGCCTTTTTCCGGGAGCCGCATTGGCGGTGCTCGCCAAGCCCTGGGTAAGGGACGTCTACGGCGGGGACGACGCGGCCGCGACCGAGGTGCTGACCTATGAGGCCCCGGGCCGTCACGGCGGAGCCGGCGGTCTGGTGCGCCTGGCGGCCGAGCTTCGCGCAAGGCGCTTCGATCTCGCCGTGCTCCTGCAGAACGCCTTCGAGGCGGCCCTCATCGCCGCGGCGGCCGGCATACCGCAGCGCGTGGGCTTTGACGTCCAGCTCAGGGGGCCGCTGCTTACTACACCCGTAAGGCTCACGCGCGAGCTGCTCGACGGCCACCACGTCGATTACTACATGGCCGTGGCCGAGGCCCTCGGCGCGGCGCGTCCCGAGCGCCCGCGGCCGGTCATAAGGCTGGGAGCCGACGAGCTCGACAGGGCGGACCGCATCCTTTCGAGGGAGGGGATCGACGCCTCCGTCCCCTTTGTGGCCATGGCGCCGGGGGCGAGCTACGGGCCCGCCAAGCGGTGGCACCCCTTGCGCTTTGCCCGGGCGGCCACGGCCCTCGGCCGCAGCCTCGGCGCGCCGGTCGTCGTCTTCGGCGGTCCCGGCGACATGGATACGGCCCGCAAGGTCGAGGAAGGGACGGGAACGACGGTCTTCAACCTCGCGGGCCGCCTGCAGTTGCGCGAGTTCATGGCCGTTGCCGCAAGGAGCGCCCTCTTTCTGACCAACGACTCCGGCCCCATGCACATAGCGGCGGCGCTGGGCGTGCCGACGGTGGCCGTCTTCGGCTCGACGGACCCGAAACGGACCGGCCCGCTGGGAGCGCACACCGCGGTGGTCTCCTCTCCGCCGCCCTGCAGCCCCTGCTTTGAGAGGACCTGCCGTTACGGCCACTACGACTGCCTCGACGCCGTATCGACGGAGTCGGTCGTCGAGGCGGCCCTGGGGCTTGCGGAACGGGCCGCCGGGCGGCGAAGGTAA